The following proteins come from a genomic window of Streptomyces sp. Sge12:
- a CDS encoding sensor histidine kinase yields the protein MRSVIMKIRVPEPVVSAGLFAGAVTAVGASVAGPWWGAPAAACAFLAGRGPGSGRSAALALALVPVAAVPAVFLVPAWLGWAGRFVMMLFAAAMLPWFAGRFLRQYRELVRAGWERAARLEREQRLLAEQARLRERTRIAQDMHDLLGHELSLIALSAGALKLAPGLPEAHRTAAQDIRARAGAAVERLGEVIGVLREPSDPAPEPGSGPAPGLAGIEHLVERAAAAGLDVRLHLPGEAERAELPRTVDRALHRVVQEALTNVAKHAPADRATVVLHHAEGRTEVAVTNGPVGLRPCERTAAPARSAGSSLGLIGLDERVRMAGGSFAAGPEGDGFAVRAVLPHRPGAAPPRPADVLPPEHRTARRRLHRTAVTAVLVPLCTTALLFLGVRAWDTVFARQSVLAPQDHARMSLGQPRDEMAPYLPTRQTSRRPAVPAPEPPGAACEFYVQTADPFDDRSGDIYRLCFRAGRLVSIDTYTGSEVR from the coding sequence GTGAGATCAGTGATCATGAAGATCCGGGTGCCGGAACCGGTCGTCTCCGCCGGGCTGTTCGCCGGCGCCGTCACCGCCGTGGGTGCGAGCGTGGCCGGCCCGTGGTGGGGTGCACCGGCGGCGGCCTGCGCCTTCCTCGCCGGGCGGGGGCCGGGATCGGGCCGCAGCGCCGCCCTCGCCCTGGCCCTCGTGCCCGTGGCCGCCGTACCGGCCGTGTTCCTCGTACCCGCGTGGCTGGGATGGGCCGGCCGGTTCGTGATGATGCTGTTCGCGGCGGCGATGCTTCCCTGGTTCGCGGGCCGGTTCCTGCGCCAGTACCGCGAACTGGTGCGCGCCGGGTGGGAACGGGCGGCACGGCTGGAGCGGGAACAGCGCCTGCTCGCCGAACAGGCCCGCCTGCGCGAACGGACCAGGATCGCCCAGGACATGCACGACCTCCTGGGCCACGAACTCAGCCTCATCGCCCTGTCCGCCGGAGCGCTGAAGCTGGCCCCCGGCCTCCCCGAGGCCCACCGCACCGCCGCCCAGGACATCCGGGCCCGGGCGGGAGCGGCCGTGGAGCGCCTCGGGGAGGTGATCGGAGTGCTGCGCGAGCCCTCGGACCCGGCTCCGGAGCCCGGATCCGGCCCGGCACCCGGACTCGCGGGGATCGAGCACCTCGTCGAGCGGGCCGCCGCGGCGGGACTCGACGTCCGGCTGCACCTGCCGGGCGAAGCGGAGCGGGCCGAGCTGCCGCGCACCGTCGACCGGGCCCTGCACCGCGTGGTCCAGGAGGCGCTGACGAACGTGGCCAAGCACGCGCCGGCCGACAGGGCCACCGTCGTCCTGCACCACGCGGAGGGACGGACCGAGGTCGCGGTGACGAACGGTCCGGTCGGACTGCGGCCCTGCGAGCGCACCGCGGCCCCCGCCCGATCGGCAGGCTCCTCCCTGGGCCTCATCGGCCTCGACGAACGGGTCCGGATGGCCGGCGGATCCTTCGCCGCGGGCCCCGAGGGCGACGGCTTCGCCGTGCGCGCCGTGCTCCCGCACCGGCCCGGCGCGGCCCCGCCGCGCCCCGCCGACGTACTGCCTCCCGAGCACCGCACCGCCCGCCGCAGACTGCACCGCACCGCCGTCACGGCCGTGCTGGTGCCCCTGTGCACCACGGCCCTGCTCTTCCTCGGCGTGCGGGCCTGGGACACCGTCTTCGCGCGGCAGTCCGTCCTGGCCCCGCAGGACCACGCCCGGATGAGCCTCGGACAGCCCCGCGACGAGATGGCGCCGTACCTGCCGACGCGGCAGACCAGCCGCCGGCCGGCCGTCCCGGCCCCCGAACCACCCGGCGCCGCGTGCGAGTTCTACGTTCAGACCGCAGACCCCTTCGACGACCGCTCGGGGGACATCTACCGCCTCTGCTTCCGCGCGGGCCGCCTGGTCTCCATCGACACCTACACCGGGAGCGAAGTCCGATGA
- a CDS encoding L-threonylcarbamoyladenylate synthase, with product MAKYFDVHPENPQRRTIDSVVDMIRGGKLVAYPTDSCFALGCQLGNRDGISRIRSIRNLDDRHHFTLVCQNFAQLGQFVQIDNDVFRAIKAATPGSYTFILPATSEVPRQLLHPKKKTVGVRIPDHVVTQALLAELGEPLLSSTLLLPDEAEPLTQGWEIKERLDHEVDAVLDSGDCGTEPTTVIDFSGGDVEIVRRGAGDTSRFE from the coding sequence ATGGCGAAATACTTCGATGTTCATCCCGAGAACCCCCAGCGGCGCACCATCGACAGCGTGGTCGACATGATCCGCGGCGGGAAGCTCGTCGCGTACCCCACGGACTCCTGCTTCGCACTGGGCTGCCAGCTCGGCAATCGTGACGGCATCAGCCGGATCCGGTCGATCCGGAACCTGGACGACCGTCACCACTTCACCCTGGTGTGTCAGAACTTCGCGCAGCTGGGTCAGTTCGTTCAGATCGACAACGACGTGTTCCGCGCCATCAAGGCGGCGACCCCGGGCAGTTACACGTTCATCCTCCCCGCGACGTCGGAGGTGCCGCGCCAGCTGCTGCACCCGAAGAAGAAGACGGTCGGGGTCCGGATTCCCGACCACGTCGTCACCCAGGCCCTGCTCGCCGAGCTCGGCGAGCCGCTGCTCTCCAGCACCCTGCTGCTGCCCGACGAGGCCGAGCCGCTGACGCAGGGCTGGGAGATCAAGGAGCGGCTCGACCACGAGGTGGACGCCGTGCTCGACTCGGGCGACTGCGGCACCGAGCCGACCACCGTCATCGACTTCTCCGGTGGTGACGTCGAGATCGTGCGCCGCGGGGCGGGCGACACCTCCCGGTTCGAGTAA
- a CDS encoding response regulator, whose product MIRILIADDEPMIRAGVRAVLATDPGITVVAEAADGHEAVRLAQSHRPDVAVLDIRMPGTDGIEAAAEIRRTVPATGVVMLTTFGEDAYILRALGEGATGFLIKSGEPEELVAGVRAVADGAAYLSPKVAARVVAHLAADGTGARAARRATARARVDALTDRERDVLGLLGSGMSNGRIARRLHLAEGTVKAHVSSILARLGVDNRAAAAVLAYEAGAEAGEASGEER is encoded by the coding sequence ATGATCCGGATCCTGATCGCCGACGACGAACCGATGATCCGCGCGGGTGTCCGCGCCGTCCTCGCCACCGACCCCGGCATCACGGTCGTCGCCGAGGCGGCCGACGGCCACGAGGCGGTACGCCTCGCGCAGAGCCACCGGCCGGACGTGGCCGTCCTGGACATCCGGATGCCGGGGACGGACGGCATCGAGGCCGCCGCCGAGATACGCAGGACCGTACCCGCGACGGGAGTCGTGATGTTGACGACCTTCGGCGAGGACGCGTACATCCTGCGCGCGCTCGGCGAGGGCGCCACCGGCTTCCTGATCAAGTCCGGCGAGCCGGAAGAACTGGTGGCCGGCGTGCGGGCGGTCGCAGACGGCGCCGCCTACCTGTCACCGAAGGTCGCGGCCCGGGTCGTCGCCCATCTCGCGGCCGACGGCACGGGCGCCCGGGCGGCCCGCCGCGCGACGGCCCGCGCCCGGGTCGACGCCCTGACCGACCGCGAACGGGACGTGCTCGGCCTCCTCGGCAGCGGGATGTCCAACGGCCGGATCGCGCGCCGCCTGCACCTGGCCGAGGGGACGGTGAAGGCCCACGTCAGCTCCATCCTCGCCCGCCTGGGCGTCGACAACCGGGCCGCCGCGGCGGTGCTCGCGTACGAGGCCGGGGCGGAAGCGGGGGAGGCGTCCGGCGAGGAGCGCTGA
- a CDS encoding SpoIIE family protein phosphatase: MSAIDGSGTGGIRPGMAGVSPPSGLLDVLNVAAVVLDAEGRVALWSPQAEQLFGWTAAEALGRPAAGLLAAKEHVGLVTELFARVMGGAGDWAGAFPVRRRDGTTRLVEFRNMRLLDEHGDMYALGIATDRTRLRQLERDLALSARLVAQSPIGLAVLDTELRYVLVNPTLERINGLPAEDHIGRGVREALAFLDDTEAAESAMRQVLATGRPLLEQFTAGRTHGGERTEHAWSVSYYRLEDATGRVLGLATSVVDVTQSHQAALEIARSRRRLALIADATVRIGTTLDLDQTARELADVVVPELADIAAVDILDSVLEGRPTLRSSAHEPAVFRALALAAAYPSDAVRAADPPGDIARYAADRLVTQSVTTGHPVLVAHVQARDISRIARDSTAANLLTRAGLRSYLAVPLIARGEVLGALDLKRTRNPLPFNDDDIVLAGELAARAAVCIDNARWYRNAHHTALALQHHLLPHHPPPTPGLEVAYRYRPAAASSEIGGDWFDAIAGPDDTTVLVVGDVMGSGINAAASMGQLRTATRTLAELALDPTQVLQQLDRTTAALEETIATCVYVVYDPHAAECRVAVAGHLPPVLIRAGHSPRLLDLPTGAPLGVGGIPFESTAIAMDPGDQLVLYTDGLVETRDQPIDERLDLLLDLLADTGRPLEETCDRLLDSLRRTDDHDDVALVIARARTLPTGSA; this comes from the coding sequence ATGAGTGCGATCGACGGGTCCGGGACCGGTGGGATCAGGCCCGGCATGGCCGGGGTGTCCCCGCCGAGCGGGTTGCTCGACGTACTGAACGTCGCGGCGGTCGTCCTCGACGCCGAGGGGCGGGTCGCACTGTGGAGCCCGCAGGCCGAGCAGCTGTTCGGGTGGACGGCGGCGGAGGCGCTCGGCCGCCCGGCTGCCGGGCTGCTGGCCGCCAAGGAGCACGTGGGCCTGGTCACGGAGCTGTTCGCGCGCGTCATGGGCGGCGCCGGGGACTGGGCGGGGGCCTTCCCGGTACGGCGCAGGGACGGCACCACCCGCCTCGTCGAATTCCGCAACATGCGGCTGCTCGACGAGCACGGGGACATGTACGCCCTCGGCATCGCCACCGACCGTACGAGGCTGCGCCAGCTGGAGCGGGACCTCGCGCTCTCCGCGCGGCTGGTGGCCCAGTCGCCGATCGGGCTCGCGGTCCTGGACACCGAACTGCGGTACGTACTGGTCAACCCGACGCTGGAGCGGATCAACGGGCTGCCCGCCGAGGATCACATCGGCCGCGGCGTGCGGGAGGCCCTGGCCTTCCTCGACGACACGGAGGCCGCCGAGTCGGCCATGCGCCAGGTCCTCGCCACCGGAAGGCCGCTGCTCGAACAGTTCACGGCCGGCCGTACCCATGGCGGGGAGCGCACCGAGCACGCCTGGTCGGTGTCGTACTACCGGCTGGAGGACGCCACCGGCCGGGTCCTGGGCCTGGCCACCTCCGTGGTGGACGTCACGCAGAGTCACCAGGCGGCCCTCGAGATCGCGCGCAGTCGCCGCCGACTCGCCCTCATCGCGGACGCCACCGTGCGCATCGGCACCACCCTCGACCTCGACCAGACGGCGCGCGAGCTCGCCGACGTCGTCGTGCCCGAGCTCGCGGACATCGCCGCCGTCGACATCCTCGACTCCGTCCTCGAAGGCCGGCCGACCCTGAGGTCCTCCGCCCACGAGCCCGCGGTGTTCCGCGCGCTGGCCCTCGCCGCCGCCTACCCCAGCGACGCCGTCCGCGCCGCCGACCCGCCGGGCGACATCGCCCGCTACGCCGCCGACCGGCTCGTCACCCAGTCCGTCACGACCGGCCACCCGGTCCTCGTCGCCCACGTACAGGCCCGGGACATCTCCCGCATCGCCCGCGACAGCACCGCCGCCAACCTGCTGACCCGCGCGGGACTGCGCTCCTACCTGGCCGTGCCGCTCATCGCCCGCGGCGAGGTCCTCGGCGCCCTCGACCTCAAACGCACGCGCAACCCGCTGCCGTTCAACGACGACGACATCGTGCTCGCCGGCGAGCTCGCGGCCCGCGCCGCCGTCTGCATCGACAACGCCCGCTGGTACCGCAACGCACACCACACCGCCCTCGCCCTCCAGCACCACCTCCTCCCGCACCACCCGCCGCCCACCCCCGGCCTGGAAGTCGCCTACCGGTACCGGCCCGCCGCGGCCAGCAGCGAGATCGGCGGCGACTGGTTCGACGCCATCGCCGGACCGGACGACACCACCGTCCTCGTGGTCGGCGACGTCATGGGCAGCGGCATCAACGCCGCCGCCAGCATGGGACAACTGCGCACGGCGACCCGCACCCTCGCCGAACTCGCACTCGACCCGACCCAGGTGCTCCAGCAGCTCGACCGCACCACCGCCGCGCTGGAGGAGACCATCGCCACCTGCGTCTACGTCGTCTACGACCCGCACGCCGCCGAATGCCGGGTCGCCGTCGCCGGCCACCTGCCCCCCGTCCTCATCCGCGCCGGGCACAGCCCCCGCCTGCTCGACCTGCCCACCGGCGCCCCGCTGGGTGTGGGCGGCATCCCCTTCGAGTCGACCGCCATCGCCATGGACCCCGGGGACCAGCTGGTCCTGTACACCGACGGCCTGGTCGAGACCCGTGACCAGCCCATCGACGAGCGCCTCGACCTCCTGCTGGACCTGCTCGCGGACACCGGGCGCCCGCTGGAGGAGACCTGCGACCGTCTCCTGGACTCCCTGCGCCGCACGGACGACCATGACGACGTCGCCCTGGTCATCGCCCGCGCGAGAACGCTGCCGACAGGCTCGGCGTAG